In the genome of Aridibaculum aurantiacum, one region contains:
- a CDS encoding outer membrane beta-barrel protein — protein MKKLLLTAALFMGLQAAYAQQDTTVATAPTTRPDWRNVDLSNRGNDHFVIQFGADSWGSTPDSIRTSGFSRHFNAYFMLDKPFKTNPRMSVGFGAGIGSSNMFFNRTYIDLKAPGTRLPFTNLDSSNHFKKFKLATVFLEAPVELRFTSNPLEPSKSYKIAIGAKVGTLLSAHTKGKNLQDKNGTSINNYIEKEKSKKFINSTRVSATARVGYGIFSVHAAYQITNFLKEGAGPEIRPFSIGLTISGL, from the coding sequence ATGAAGAAACTCTTACTAACTGCTGCTTTATTTATGGGTTTGCAGGCGGCTTACGCACAGCAGGATACTACAGTTGCAACGGCGCCCACCACACGTCCTGACTGGAGAAATGTAGATTTGAGCAATAGGGGTAATGATCATTTTGTTATTCAATTTGGTGCTGACAGCTGGGGAAGTACTCCGGACAGCATCCGCACTTCTGGTTTCTCAAGGCATTTCAACGCGTATTTCATGCTCGACAAACCATTTAAAACCAACCCACGTATGAGTGTAGGTTTTGGTGCCGGTATTGGAAGCAGCAATATGTTCTTCAACCGTACTTATATCGACTTGAAAGCTCCTGGAACAAGATTGCCTTTTACCAACTTGGATAGCAGCAATCACTTTAAGAAGTTTAAACTAGCTACTGTATTCCTGGAAGCGCCGGTTGAACTGCGCTTCACCAGCAATCCATTGGAACCTAGTAAGTCTTATAAAATAGCCATTGGCGCCAAAGTAGGGACGCTACTAAGCGCACACACCAAAGGCAAGAACCTGCAGGATAAAAACGGAACATCGATCAACAACTACATCGAGAAAGAAAAAAGCAAGAAGTTCATCAACTCTACCCGCGTTTCAGCAACGGCACGTGTAGGTTATGGCATCTTCTCTGTACATGCTGCATACCAGATTACCAACTTCCTGAAAGAAGGTGCAGGGCCTGAAATAAGACCATTTTCTATTGGCCTTACCATCAGTGGCCTGTAA
- a CDS encoding response regulator, translated as MLEGKTVLVAEDDKVSQFVLKLLLQQLQVEADIVNNGEQAVEQLKHKHYDLVLMDLQMPGMDGKQTTQHIRAELKSAIPVIAMTAFLADEEKQNCIKAGMNDYLSKPYTIEVLKEKMERVIAANDHRLKADNVEVNLEMVYEVAGNDAAYIKLMLETFISTMPANLQKIKDAANAGNWDLMYKSAHYCKSSLSVIKVGEMLELAKKIEQAGKTLENLDTVHELIHQMENQYKIAESILQEKLNLSTSFTASAS; from the coding sequence ATGTTAGAAGGAAAAACTGTACTTGTGGCGGAAGATGATAAGGTAAGCCAGTTCGTGCTCAAACTTTTACTTCAGCAATTACAAGTGGAAGCGGATATAGTAAATAATGGCGAACAGGCTGTAGAACAACTGAAACATAAGCATTACGATCTTGTGCTGATGGATCTGCAAATGCCGGGTATGGATGGTAAACAAACTACGCAGCATATTCGGGCAGAGTTAAAGAGCGCTATACCTGTTATAGCCATGACTGCTTTTCTTGCCGATGAGGAGAAACAAAATTGCATAAAAGCAGGCATGAATGACTACCTTTCAAAGCCTTATACAATAGAAGTTTTGAAAGAAAAGATGGAAAGAGTGATCGCCGCAAATGACCATAGACTGAAGGCAGATAACGTAGAAGTAAACCTGGAGATGGTATACGAAGTAGCAGGAAATGATGCCGCGTATATAAAGCTCATGCTGGAGACATTCATATCTACCATGCCTGCCAACCTGCAAAAGATAAAAGATGCCGCAAACGCCGGCAATTGGGACCTGATGTATAAATCAGCACATTATTGCAAGTCGTCGCTGTCGGTAATAAAAGTGGGAGAGATGCTGGAGCTTGCAAAGAAGATAGAGCAGGCTGGTAAGACACTGGAGAACCTTGATACGGTTCATGAGCTGATCCACCAGATGGAAAATCAATATAAAATAGCGGAGAGCATACTGCAGGAGAAATTGAACCTGTCAACTTCTTTCACTGCAAGTGCATCATAA
- a CDS encoding response regulator transcription factor, with product MKILVAEDEPLMLLAIEGKLKNEGYEVTGVPDGRQALMAVEQNLPDLIITDILMPYTSGLELISIVKSGTARNIPIIVLSGIGEEDTVMEAFQLGADDFLTKPFNPTELTVRVKRLLKKSK from the coding sequence ATGAAAATACTTGTAGCAGAAGATGAGCCTTTGATGCTGCTGGCAATAGAAGGAAAACTGAAGAACGAAGGTTACGAGGTAACAGGCGTTCCCGACGGCAGGCAAGCCCTGATGGCGGTAGAGCAAAACCTGCCTGACCTCATCATCACCGACATATTGATGCCTTATACTTCGGGGCTTGAACTGATCAGCATTGTGAAATCAGGCACAGCCAGGAATATACCGATCATCGTGCTTTCGGGTATAGGTGAAGAAGATACTGTAATGGAAGCTTTCCAATTGGGTGCTGATGATTTTCTTACAAAACCTTTCAACCCTACTGAATTGACTGTGAGGGTGAAGCGCCTGCTGAAAAAATCTAAATGA
- a CDS encoding response regulator transcription factor translates to MKVLFVQSKPALTAALQLTFLRQGYQLLFCNSAIEAIETLLKHDVALVVVDIMTPAIGLEFVSTIKKYELPVIVLSALGHEEQLQKAFEMGADDYVNLPYSFNELSLRVNLLTNKVKAMA, encoded by the coding sequence ATGAAAGTACTTTTTGTACAAAGCAAGCCTGCTTTGACTGCTGCTTTGCAGTTAACCTTCCTCAGGCAAGGCTACCAACTTCTTTTTTGCAACAGCGCTATAGAGGCCATAGAAACTTTACTAAAACATGATGTGGCCCTGGTAGTGGTAGATATCATGACACCTGCCATAGGACTGGAGTTTGTAAGTACCATCAAGAAATATGAACTGCCCGTGATTGTACTCAGCGCCCTGGGCCACGAAGAACAATTGCAAAAAGCTTTTGAAATGGGAGCTGATGATTATGTGAACCTCCCGTATAGTTTCAATGAATTATCGCTGCGTGTAAACCTGCTGACTAACAAAGTGAAGGCAATGGCTTAA
- a CDS encoding response regulator yields the protein MKLEGKARVKKILLAEDDEDDYMFFQSAIAGVSTSIKLLRTSDGIMLSSLLESSIEPDLIFLDINMPYKNGITCLKEIREQEQFKHVMVVMYSTTKQKNFIDESYSAGADFYLPKPSSLTDIKRQVSELFSNEYLINNCRPPREEFVIE from the coding sequence ATGAAGTTAGAAGGTAAGGCGAGAGTTAAAAAAATATTGCTTGCAGAAGATGACGAAGACGACTACATGTTTTTCCAGTCTGCTATTGCAGGAGTAAGTACATCAATTAAATTGCTGCGGACTTCCGATGGTATCATGCTTTCTTCTTTACTGGAGTCATCCATCGAGCCCGACCTGATTTTTCTAGACATCAACATGCCTTATAAAAACGGTATTACGTGTCTTAAAGAAATACGAGAGCAGGAGCAGTTTAAGCATGTGATGGTGGTGATGTATTCCACTACAAAACAGAAAAACTTTATTGATGAAAGTTACAGCGCAGGTGCAGATTTTTACCTGCCAAAACCAAGTTCATTAACCGATATAAAGCGACAGGTAAGCGAGCTTTTTTCCAATGAATATCTTATCAACAATTGCAGGCCCCCACGAGAAGAATTTGTTATAGAATAA
- a CDS encoding PAS domain S-box protein, translating to MPYKILHLEDVQTDAEMAAYELKKSNLNFEQLVVDTEEEYKEALHSFKPDLILCDHSLPSFNSFDALTHLQSTKLHIPFILITAHMSEEVADNILKLGADDYILKDRLKRLPIAVQNAIEKYRYEKERKSIIDESYVRDTSARKTQQQLNNKLLLATKAAGVAIWEFDVKTGMFLVDDFIHQLYGIGPNDFDGTIEGWLKYIHPEDYAFVVEEFNNILYKTEEFNTEFRIVWPDGSIHFIRATALLEYDESGNVVRIVGTNQDITFRKEYEQVLKENEQKFRAFFEYSMDGILMLSKEGKILAANPAACAIFEMTEAELIEAGRAGILDASDVHAANIRAQREKEGTAKGEIIFKRKSGKTFPGEVSSANFIDAKGETLTSMIIRDVTDRKFAEQELISTSKALLAAVKDLEKIMDSSLDIICTIDGEGRFRDVSTASLEIWGYHPHEMEGKYYIDFVHVDDVAMTLHTGDNIMAGNPVTMFENRYIHKNGSIVPTLWSARWDEQEQRLFCVAKNATEKKRLEKAYENERKRLADIFLQAPSAIAVLHGPDHVYQLANPIYLELVGKRKIIGKKVKEVIPEVESQGFINLLNKVYETGESFSAKETLIKLDRKNTGALEDVYLDFVYQPNRDAEGNIEGIFVFAIDVTEQVEARKKLEEKEENLRISNERFEIVSKVTNDAIWDWNLLDDSIYWSDSYYRILADRNPGSTTTGAESIMVIHPDDKDRVVKGIYSAIDNKQAHWQDEYRIIKKNGEVAFVFDRGSVVYDEHNKAVRFVGALQDITERKISEEKLHEYQHQLLASQRVAHVGSWQLRLQDSKEPRYIECSEETLRIIGEESSDKILPIATFCEHIHPEDKEAFKAAYKEAVAKQSQFSLDHRIIDKDGNIIWVHHEAQVLKETSKNYSVKIIGSIKDITVRKQHELQIKQSVQERELLIQELTRSNKDLKQFTYITSHNFRAPLSNLIGLLSLVDYDALDENNRQIIEMFKLSTQQLNNTINDLIQILIIKNNVNVSTTHTNMKLLVEDVCAAMQHVILEATCTVEKNIEAEVVLFNKSYMESILINLLSNAIKYRSAARLLRIKIETKHLPDGDVQLRFSDNGLGIDVKRHRNNLFGLYQRFHNNSDSVGLGLFIVKSQVNALGGTIDVESEVDKGTTFIITIKGDRPVTND from the coding sequence GTGCCTTATAAGATACTACACCTGGAAGATGTACAGACCGATGCTGAAATGGCAGCATATGAACTAAAGAAGAGCAACCTGAATTTTGAGCAACTGGTAGTAGACACTGAAGAAGAGTATAAAGAGGCTTTACATTCTTTTAAGCCTGATTTGATTCTTTGCGATCATTCCTTACCTTCTTTTAATTCGTTTGATGCACTAACCCACCTGCAGTCTACCAAGCTCCACATACCTTTTATCCTCATTACTGCCCATATGAGTGAGGAGGTAGCTGACAACATTTTGAAGTTGGGTGCCGACGATTATATTTTAAAAGACAGGCTAAAAAGACTACCAATAGCTGTACAAAACGCTATTGAAAAATATAGGTATGAAAAAGAGCGTAAGAGCATCATTGATGAATCATATGTACGCGATACTTCAGCAAGAAAAACCCAGCAACAGTTAAATAATAAATTGCTACTAGCTACCAAAGCTGCTGGAGTAGCCATTTGGGAGTTTGATGTAAAAACAGGAATGTTCCTGGTAGATGATTTCATTCATCAACTGTATGGTATTGGTCCAAATGATTTTGATGGTACCATAGAAGGATGGTTGAAATATATCCACCCTGAAGATTACGCTTTCGTAGTGGAAGAGTTCAATAACATATTGTATAAAACAGAAGAATTCAATACTGAATTCCGGATAGTTTGGCCTGATGGTAGCATCCATTTTATACGTGCTACAGCTTTGTTAGAATATGATGAAAGCGGCAATGTAGTACGCATTGTTGGTACTAACCAGGATATCACTTTTAGAAAAGAATATGAGCAGGTACTAAAAGAGAACGAGCAGAAGTTCAGGGCTTTCTTTGAGTACAGCATGGATGGAATTTTAATGCTTTCAAAAGAAGGAAAGATATTGGCTGCAAATCCTGCTGCATGTGCCATTTTTGAAATGACTGAAGCTGAATTGATAGAAGCAGGACGTGCAGGTATTTTGGATGCTTCTGATGTTCATGCTGCTAACATACGTGCACAGCGCGAAAAAGAAGGCACGGCAAAAGGTGAGATCATCTTCAAAAGGAAGTCAGGCAAAACATTTCCTGGTGAAGTATCCTCAGCCAACTTTATAGATGCAAAGGGTGAAACCCTTACATCCATGATTATACGCGATGTAACGGACAGGAAGTTTGCAGAACAGGAACTGATCTCCACTTCCAAGGCGTTATTAGCAGCCGTAAAGGATCTTGAAAAGATCATGGATTCATCACTGGACATCATTTGTACAATAGATGGAGAAGGACGTTTCAGGGATGTGAGTACGGCGTCGCTTGAAATATGGGGCTACCACCCACATGAGATGGAAGGCAAGTATTACATCGACTTTGTACATGTAGACGATGTAGCTATGACCTTGCATACCGGGGACAACATCATGGCTGGTAATCCTGTTACCATGTTTGAGAACAGGTATATTCATAAAAATGGCAGCATTGTTCCTACGCTATGGTCTGCCAGGTGGGATGAGCAGGAACAACGGCTCTTTTGTGTGGCCAAAAATGCTACCGAGAAAAAACGTTTAGAAAAGGCATACGAAAACGAAAGAAAACGTCTTGCTGATATCTTCCTGCAAGCGCCGTCTGCTATTGCTGTTTTACATGGTCCTGATCATGTATATCAATTAGCGAATCCTATTTACCTGGAGCTGGTAGGTAAAAGAAAGATCATTGGTAAAAAGGTAAAAGAAGTAATACCAGAAGTAGAAAGCCAGGGCTTTATTAACCTGCTAAATAAGGTATACGAAACCGGCGAATCATTTTCTGCTAAAGAAACCTTGATAAAGCTTGACCGGAAAAATACTGGTGCTTTAGAAGATGTATATCTCGATTTTGTATACCAGCCAAACAGAGATGCAGAAGGAAATATAGAAGGCATTTTTGTTTTTGCCATAGATGTAACCGAGCAGGTAGAAGCGCGCAAAAAACTGGAAGAGAAAGAAGAGAATCTGCGTATCAGCAACGAGCGTTTCGAAATAGTTTCCAAGGTAACAAATGATGCTATCTGGGATTGGAACCTGCTCGATGATAGCATCTATTGGAGCGATAGCTATTACAGGATATTGGCAGATCGCAACCCCGGCAGTACCACCACAGGCGCAGAAAGCATTATGGTCATTCACCCTGATGATAAGGACCGGGTTGTAAAAGGCATTTATTCTGCCATAGACAATAAACAGGCTCATTGGCAAGACGAGTATCGCATCATTAAAAAAAATGGAGAAGTTGCTTTTGTTTTCGACCGCGGCTCTGTGGTTTACGATGAACATAACAAAGCCGTTCGTTTTGTAGGCGCTCTGCAGGATATAACAGAGAGGAAGATATCAGAAGAAAAACTGCATGAATACCAGCACCAGTTACTGGCATCGCAGCGTGTGGCACACGTGGGCAGCTGGCAGTTGAGATTACAAGACTCAAAAGAACCAAGGTATATAGAATGTTCTGAAGAAACGCTTAGGATTATTGGAGAAGAATCATCAGATAAGATACTTCCTATAGCCACCTTCTGCGAGCATATTCACCCTGAAGATAAAGAAGCTTTCAAAGCTGCTTATAAAGAAGCGGTTGCTAAGCAGTCACAGTTTTCGCTTGACCACAGGATAATTGATAAAGACGGCAACATTATCTGGGTGCACCACGAAGCGCAGGTATTGAAAGAGACAAGCAAGAACTATTCAGTGAAGATCATCGGGTCGATAAAAGACATAACTGTAAGGAAGCAACACGAACTGCAGATAAAGCAAAGCGTGCAGGAGCGTGAATTACTGATACAGGAACTAACACGTTCTAATAAAGACCTGAAGCAGTTCACTTATATCACATCGCACAACTTCAGGGCGCCGCTGTCTAATCTTATTGGGCTGCTTAGCCTGGTGGACTACGATGCGCTGGACGAGAACAACCGCCAGATCATCGAGATGTTCAAACTGTCGACCCAGCAATTGAACAACACCATCAACGACCTGATACAGATACTGATCATAAAAAATAACGTGAATGTAAGTACCACGCATACCAACATGAAACTGCTGGTAGAAGATGTGTGCGCTGCTATGCAACACGTAATACTGGAGGCTACCTGCACGGTTGAAAAGAACATAGAAGCAGAAGTAGTTCTTTTCAATAAGTCGTACATGGAAAGCATCCTGATCAACCTGCTATCAAATGCTATCAAATACAGGTCGGCCGCCAGGTTGCTAAGGATCAAGATAGAAACCAAGCACCTGCCCGATGGCGATGTACAACTTCGTTTTTCTGACAATGGATTGGGTATAGATGTGAAGCGTCACCGCAACAATTTGTTTGGGTTATACCAGCGCTTTCACAATAATTCCGACAGTGTAGGACTGGGATTATTTATTGTAAAATCGCAGGTAAATGCATTGGGTGGAACTATAGATGTAGAAAGTGAAGTAGATAAGGGAACCACGTTCATCATAACCATCAAGGGAGATCGCCCTGTAACGAATGATTAG
- a CDS encoding response regulator encodes MNRYSNAVEILLVEDNMSDAELVIRSLKKVNLANNLVHLKDGAEALDFLFSHGEYEGQEPKLPKVILLDIKMPRVDGIEVLKQLRQNPATRTIPVVIMTSSKEEQDVIKSYEIGVNSFVVKPVDFAGFAKAVSTLGMYWVLVNQPPIKINPTP; translated from the coding sequence ATGAACAGATACAGCAACGCAGTGGAAATACTTTTAGTAGAAGACAACATGAGTGATGCAGAATTAGTGATCCGCTCGTTGAAGAAAGTAAACCTGGCTAACAACCTCGTTCACCTGAAGGATGGTGCAGAAGCATTAGACTTTCTTTTTTCGCATGGTGAATATGAAGGACAAGAGCCTAAACTGCCTAAGGTAATACTGCTTGACATAAAGATGCCAAGAGTAGACGGGATAGAGGTACTGAAGCAGCTGAGACAAAATCCGGCTACACGCACCATCCCTGTTGTTATCATGACCTCCTCTAAAGAAGAGCAGGATGTAATTAAGAGCTACGAGATTGGTGTAAACAGTTTCGTGGTAAAGCCGGTAGACTTTGCCGGGTTTGCAAAAGCCGTAAGTACTTTAGGAATGTACTGGGTACTTGTAAACCAACCACCTATCAAAATAAATCCAACTCCTTAA
- a CDS encoding sensor histidine kinase, with translation MNIDNPDLKYMIKEASEDIFRLLLEFKDYGIIMLDDTGLIKSWNMGAQHIYGYSANEIIGSHISELISPAEANQEQPALHLAAARVSGRHEQDGWHTRKDGKSIYINIIISALYNADGVLLGFAHATRDITIQKQLEVENALLHDQLEEKVKQRTKELATVNQELEAFSYSVSHDLRTPLRAIGGYAMMLQEDYGETLDAEGNRIINAIVSNTRMMGSLIDDLLTFSRMSRLEMLYNDIDMTGMAKECLDQLLQHEKKKHEIIIHPLPAGRGDANMLKQVWVNLLGNAIKYSSKKELPVIEIGTIETPGYSTYYVKDNGAGFNMKYANKLFGVFQRLHRTDEFEGTGLGLALAKRIISKHNGSIWAEAVENEGATFYFNLPKI, from the coding sequence ATGAATATTGATAACCCTGACTTAAAATACATGATAAAGGAAGCTTCTGAAGATATCTTCAGGCTGCTCCTCGAGTTCAAGGATTATGGAATAATAATGCTTGATGACACCGGCTTAATTAAAAGCTGGAATATGGGAGCGCAGCATATTTATGGATATTCTGCTAATGAAATTATCGGCAGTCATATATCCGAACTCATTTCGCCTGCTGAAGCAAATCAAGAGCAACCGGCGCTTCACTTAGCCGCTGCACGAGTATCTGGCAGGCATGAGCAAGATGGATGGCACACGAGAAAAGACGGTAAGTCGATCTACATCAACATCATTATTTCTGCTTTATATAATGCTGATGGCGTGCTACTGGGTTTTGCCCATGCCACACGCGATATCACCATTCAAAAACAACTGGAAGTAGAAAACGCTTTGCTTCACGATCAACTGGAAGAAAAAGTAAAGCAGCGAACCAAAGAACTGGCAACCGTAAACCAGGAGCTGGAAGCATTCTCTTACTCAGTATCGCACGACCTGCGCACTCCTTTACGTGCTATAGGTGGTTATGCTATGATGCTGCAGGAAGATTATGGTGAAACACTGGATGCAGAAGGCAACAGGATCATCAATGCCATCGTTTCCAATACCCGGATGATGGGAAGTCTGATAGATGACCTGCTTACTTTCTCACGCATGTCGCGGCTTGAGATGCTGTATAATGATATAGATATGACAGGCATGGCAAAGGAATGCTTAGATCAACTGCTTCAGCACGAAAAAAAGAAGCATGAGATTATCATTCACCCGCTACCTGCTGGCAGGGGTGATGCTAATATGCTGAAGCAGGTTTGGGTCAATCTTTTAGGCAATGCTATCAAGTACAGTTCAAAAAAAGAGCTACCTGTTATTGAGATAGGAACAATAGAAACACCCGGTTATAGCACCTATTATGTAAAAGATAATGGCGCTGGTTTCAATATGAAATATGCGAACAAATTGTTTGGTGTTTTTCAGCGGCTTCATCGTACTGATGAATTTGAAGGAACAGGTTTAGGACTTGCACTTGCAAAGCGAATCATCAGCAAACACAACGGCAGCATATGGGCTGAAGCTGTAGAGAACGAAGGAGCTACTTTTTACTTTAATTTACCCAAGATATAG
- a CDS encoding response regulator produces the protein MANTSYDKSSSCHGFQKSYAVQPHSVLLVDSSPLTCWKMQEMLGEIKTIINLYSCSTYAESIQLLVNHLPKVAIVDIDLPDNEGIKLLKYMKQFDPFMHVIVLTNLHTTYYRDLCRKLGAIHFADKSFDFDTIPALVNLLLSQDYKKN, from the coding sequence ATGGCAAACACATCTTACGATAAATCTTCATCGTGTCATGGCTTTCAAAAAAGCTATGCAGTGCAGCCACATTCTGTTTTATTGGTTGACAGCTCTCCACTTACCTGCTGGAAAATGCAGGAGATGCTGGGCGAGATAAAGACCATAATAAATTTATATAGCTGTAGCACATATGCAGAAAGCATTCAGCTACTGGTAAATCACCTGCCAAAGGTGGCTATTGTAGATATTGATCTTCCTGACAATGAGGGGATCAAACTGCTTAAGTATATGAAGCAGTTTGATCCCTTCATGCATGTTATAGTTTTAACAAACCTCCACACTACTTATTACCGGGACCTATGTCGAAAATTAGGTGCGATTCACTTTGCTGATAAATCATTTGATTTTGACACCATACCTGCATTAGTCAATCTCTTATTAAGCCAGGACTATAAAAAGAATTGA
- a CDS encoding response regulator → MLKILIADDHAIVRRGLRNLLQEAFPAAEITEATDAEELVQKAMLQTWSVVITDLAMPGRSGLESIQQLKQLHPRMPVLVLSMYPEEQYAIRVLRSGASGYLNKESAPDELVNAVHRVLAGKKYITASIAEKMASSLGQDTDKPLHEQLSDREFEVLKLLAAGKAVSDIAQMFHLSVTTISTYRSRILTKMNMKSNADLTQYAIANGLI, encoded by the coding sequence ATGTTGAAGATCCTAATTGCTGATGATCACGCCATTGTAAGGCGTGGGCTTCGCAACTTGTTGCAAGAAGCTTTTCCTGCAGCAGAGATAACAGAGGCTACCGACGCCGAAGAGCTGGTTCAAAAAGCTATGCTGCAAACTTGGAGCGTAGTAATAACAGATCTTGCTATGCCGGGACGTAGCGGCCTCGAAAGTATTCAACAACTAAAGCAACTACACCCGCGGATGCCTGTACTGGTTCTTAGTATGTACCCGGAGGAACAATATGCAATAAGAGTATTGAGATCCGGCGCATCAGGATATTTGAACAAAGAGTCTGCTCCGGACGAATTGGTAAATGCAGTGCATAGAGTGTTAGCAGGCAAAAAATATATCACCGCTTCTATAGCAGAAAAGATGGCTTCTTCACTTGGACAAGACACTGATAAGCCATTGCACGAGCAGTTATCAGACAGGGAATTTGAAGTGCTAAAACTGCTGGCAGCAGGAAAAGCTGTTTCCGACATTGCACAAATGTTTCACCTGAGTGTAACTACCATCAGCACGTACAGGTCAAGAATTCTTACTAAGATGAATATGAAAAGCAATGCTGATCTAACTCAATATGCAATAGCAAACGGTTTAATATAA